The Pseudomonas sp. TH06 genome has a window encoding:
- the htpX gene encoding protease HtpX, with protein sequence MMRILLFLATNLAVVLIASITLSLFGFNGFMAANGVDLDLSQLLVFCAVFGFAGSLFSLFISKWMAKMSTGTQIISQPRTRHEQWLLQTVEQLSREAGIKMPEVGIFPAYEANAFATGWNKNDALVAVSQGLLERFSPDEVKAVLAHEIGHVANGDMVTLALIQGVVNTFVMFFARIIGNFVDKVIFKNEEGQGIAYYVATIFAELVLGILASAIVMWFSRKREFRADEAGARLAGTSAMIGALQRLRAEQGLPVHMPDTLNAFGINGGIKQGFARMFMSHPPLEERIDALRRRG encoded by the coding sequence ATGATGCGCATCCTGCTGTTTTTGGCCACTAACCTGGCGGTCGTGCTGATAGCCAGCATCACCCTGAGCCTGTTCGGCTTCAACGGGTTCATGGCGGCCAACGGGGTTGATCTCGACCTCAGTCAGCTGCTGGTTTTCTGTGCGGTCTTTGGTTTCGCCGGTTCGCTGTTCTCGCTGTTCATCTCCAAGTGGATGGCGAAGATGAGCACCGGCACCCAGATCATCAGCCAGCCACGTACCCGGCATGAGCAATGGCTGCTGCAAACTGTCGAGCAACTGTCCCGCGAAGCCGGGATCAAGATGCCCGAAGTCGGTATTTTCCCGGCCTACGAAGCAAACGCCTTCGCCACCGGCTGGAACAAGAACGACGCACTGGTCGCGGTCAGCCAGGGCCTGCTCGAGCGCTTCTCGCCGGACGAAGTGAAAGCCGTGCTGGCCCACGAAATCGGTCACGTGGCCAACGGTGACATGGTCACTCTGGCGCTGATCCAGGGCGTGGTGAACACCTTCGTGATGTTCTTTGCACGGATCATCGGCAACTTCGTCGACAAGGTGATCTTCAAGAATGAAGAAGGTCAGGGCATTGCCTACTACGTGGCAACCATCTTCGCCGAACTGGTGCTGGGTATCCTGGCCAGCGCGATCGTCATGTGGTTCTCGCGCAAACGCGAATTCCGCGCCGACGAAGCCGGTGCTCGCCTGGCCGGTACCAGCGCAATGATTGGCGCTCTGCAGCGTCTGCGCGCCGAACAGGGTCTGCCGGTGCACATGCCGGACACCCTGAATGCGTTTGGCATCAATGGTGGCATCAAACAGGGCTTCGCCCGCATGTTCATGAGCCACCCACCGCTGGAAGAGCGTATCGACGCCTTGCGTCGTCGCGGTTGA
- a CDS encoding pyridoxal phosphate-dependent aminotransferase: MQFSKSNKLANVCYDIRGPVLKHAKRLEEEGQRILKLNIGNPAPFGFEAPDEILQDVIRNLPTAQGYSDSKGLFSARKAVMQYYQQKNVEGVGIEDIYLGNGVSELIVMSLQALLNNGDEVLVPAPDYPLWTAAVSLAGGNAVHYLCDEGADWFPDLADIKSKITPNTKAMVIINPNNPTGAVYSKEVLLGMLELARQHNLVVFSDEIYDKILYDDAVHICTASLAPDLLCLTFNGLSKSYRVAGFRSGWIAISGPKHNAQSYIEGIDMLANMRLCANVPSQHAIQTALGGYQSINDLVLPQGRLLEQRNRTWELLNDIPGVSCVKPMGALYAFPKIDPKVCPIHNDEKFVLDLLLSEKLLVVQGTAFNWPWPDHFRVVTLPRVDDLEMAIGRIGNFLKSYRQ; this comes from the coding sequence ATGCAGTTCAGCAAATCGAACAAGCTCGCCAACGTCTGCTACGACATTCGCGGCCCGGTGCTCAAGCACGCCAAACGTCTGGAGGAGGAAGGTCAGCGCATCCTCAAGCTGAACATCGGCAACCCCGCGCCGTTTGGTTTCGAAGCGCCGGACGAAATCCTTCAGGATGTGATCCGCAACCTGCCGACCGCGCAAGGTTACAGCGACTCCAAAGGCCTGTTCAGCGCGCGTAAAGCGGTGATGCAGTACTACCAGCAAAAAAATGTTGAAGGTGTCGGCATCGAAGACATCTACCTGGGCAACGGCGTGTCCGAGTTGATCGTGATGTCGCTGCAGGCCCTGCTCAACAACGGTGACGAAGTGCTGGTGCCGGCACCGGACTATCCGCTGTGGACCGCTGCCGTGAGCCTGGCCGGTGGTAACGCCGTGCATTACCTGTGCGACGAAGGCGCCGACTGGTTCCCGGACCTGGCCGACATCAAGTCCAAGATCACCCCGAACACCAAGGCGATGGTGATCATCAACCCGAACAACCCGACCGGTGCGGTGTATTCGAAGGAAGTGCTGCTGGGCATGCTGGAACTGGCCCGTCAGCACAATCTGGTGGTGTTCTCCGACGAAATCTACGACAAGATCCTGTACGACGACGCCGTGCACATCTGCACGGCCTCGCTGGCCCCGGACCTGCTGTGCCTGACCTTCAACGGTCTGTCGAAGTCTTATCGCGTGGCTGGTTTCCGCTCCGGCTGGATCGCCATCTCCGGACCGAAACACAATGCCCAGAGCTACATCGAAGGCATCGACATGCTGGCCAATATGCGCCTGTGTGCCAACGTGCCGAGCCAGCATGCGATCCAGACCGCACTGGGCGGCTATCAGAGCATCAACGATCTGGTGCTGCCGCAGGGCCGCCTGCTGGAACAGCGCAATCGCACCTGGGAGTTGCTCAACGACATTCCGGGCGTGAGCTGCGTCAAGCCAATGGGCGCGCTGTACGCGTTCCCTAAAATCGACCCCAAGGTCTGCCCGATCCACAACGACGAGAAATTCGTCCTCGACCTGCTGCTCTCCGAGAAGCTGCTGGTAGTGCAAGGCACCGCGTTCAACTGGCCGTGGCCGGACCACTTCCGCGTCGTCACCCTGCCCCGCGTCGATGACCTGGAAATGGCTATCGGTCGAATCGGCAACTTCCTCAAGTCCTACCGCCAGTAA
- a CDS encoding 3-deoxy-7-phosphoheptulonate synthase class II translates to MSQPWSPDSWRALPIQQQPQYPDAAHLRVVEQTLASYPPLVFAGEARELRRQFAEVTQGRAFLLQGGDCAESFAEFSAAKIRDTFKVLLQMAIVMTFAAGCPVVKVGRMAGQFAKPRSANDETIDGVTLPAYRGDIVNGIGFDEKSRVPDPERLLQSYHQSTATLNLLRAFAQGGFADLHQVHKWNLDFIANSALAEKYSHLADRIDETLAFMRACGMDSSPQLRETSFFTAHEALLLNYEEAFVRRDSLTNDYYDCSAHMLWIGDRTRQLDGAHVEFLRGVNNPIGVKVGPSMNPDDLIRLIDVLNPSNDPGRLNLIARMGANKVGDHLPALIRAVQREGKQVLWSSDPMHGNTIKASSGYKTRDFAQILGEVKQFFQVHEAEGSYAGGIHIEMTGQNVTECIGGARPITEDGLSDRYHTHCDPRMNADQSLELAFLIAETLKQVRR, encoded by the coding sequence ATGAGCCAACCGTGGAGCCCTGACAGCTGGCGTGCCCTGCCGATCCAGCAACAACCCCAATACCCCGACGCCGCGCATCTGCGCGTGGTCGAGCAAACCCTGGCCAGTTATCCGCCCCTGGTGTTTGCCGGCGAGGCGCGTGAACTGCGCCGTCAGTTTGCCGAAGTGACTCAGGGCCGGGCGTTCCTGCTACAGGGCGGCGACTGCGCGGAAAGCTTCGCCGAATTCTCTGCGGCAAAGATTCGCGACACTTTTAAAGTGCTGCTGCAAATGGCGATCGTCATGACCTTCGCTGCCGGTTGCCCGGTGGTCAAGGTCGGCCGCATGGCCGGTCAGTTCGCCAAACCACGTTCGGCCAATGACGAGACCATCGACGGCGTGACCCTGCCCGCCTACCGTGGTGACATCGTCAACGGCATCGGCTTCGACGAAAAAAGCCGCGTGCCGGATCCCGAGCGCCTGCTGCAGTCCTATCACCAGTCCACCGCGACGCTGAACCTGCTGCGCGCCTTTGCCCAGGGTGGCTTTGCCGACCTGCATCAAGTGCACAAGTGGAACCTCGATTTCATCGCCAACTCGGCGCTGGCCGAGAAGTACAGCCACCTCGCCGACCGCATCGATGAAACCCTGGCGTTCATGCGCGCCTGTGGCATGGACAGCTCGCCGCAACTGCGCGAAACCAGTTTCTTCACCGCCCACGAAGCGCTGCTGCTGAACTACGAAGAAGCCTTCGTACGCCGCGACAGCCTGACCAACGATTACTACGACTGCTCGGCGCACATGCTGTGGATCGGCGACCGCACCCGTCAGCTCGACGGCGCTCATGTCGAATTCCTGCGCGGGGTTAACAACCCGATCGGTGTCAAAGTCGGCCCGAGCATGAACCCCGACGACCTGATCCGCCTGATCGACGTCCTCAATCCGAGCAACGATCCGGGCCGCCTGAACCTGATCGCACGGATGGGCGCGAACAAGGTTGGCGATCACCTGCCGGCACTGATTCGCGCGGTGCAGCGTGAAGGCAAGCAAGTGCTGTGGAGCTCCGATCCGATGCACGGCAACACCATCAAGGCCAGCAGCGGCTACAAGACTCGCGACTTTGCGCAGATCCTTGGTGAAGTGAAACAGTTCTTCCAGGTGCACGAGGCCGAGGGCAGTTATGCCGGCGGGATTCACATCGAGATGACCGGGCAGAATGTCACCGAGTGCATTGGTGGGGCACGGCCGATTACTGAAGACGGTTTGTCGGATCGCTATCACACCCACTGCGATCCGCGGATGAATGCCGATCAGTCGCTGGAACTGGCATTCCTGATTGCCGAGACGCTGAAGCAAGTCCGCCGCTAA
- a CDS encoding DEAD/DEAH box helicase: protein MTQETGGFAAFNLNPNILAAVAATGYEEPSAIQQQSIPIIMAGQDMIGQAQTGTGKTAAFALPILHRIDPAKREPQALILAPTRELALQVATAFETYAKQMPGVTVVAVYGGAPMGPQLKAIRNGAQIVVATPGRLCDHLRRDEKVLSTVNHLVLDEADEMLKLGFMDDLEVIFKALPSTRQTVLFSATLPQSIRAIAERHLRDPQHVKIQTKTQTVTAIEQAHLLVHADQKTSAVLSLLEVEDFDALIMFVRTKQATLDLASALDAKGYKAAALNGDIAQNQRERVIDSLKDGRLDIVVATDVAARGLDVPRITHVFNVDMPYDPESYVHRIGRTGRAGREGRALLLVTPRERRMLQVIERVTGQKVAEVRLPDAQAVLDARIKKLTNSLSPLVADAESTHGELLDRLTADIGCSPRALAAALLRKATNGQALNLAAIEKERPLVPNNAPRGDRPERSGDRPDRGDRERRAPMPLGEGRARCRTALGARDGIAAKNLLGAILNEGGLAREAIGRIQVRDSFSLVELPEDGLDKLLTKLKDTRVAGKQLKLRRYRED from the coding sequence ATGACCCAGGAAACCGGCGGATTCGCCGCTTTTAATCTTAACCCGAATATTCTTGCAGCCGTCGCAGCGACCGGCTACGAAGAGCCTTCGGCGATTCAGCAGCAATCGATCCCGATCATCATGGCCGGCCAGGACATGATTGGCCAGGCGCAAACCGGTACTGGTAAAACCGCCGCGTTCGCTCTGCCTATTCTGCACCGCATCGATCCTGCCAAGCGCGAACCGCAAGCCCTGATCCTGGCGCCAACCCGAGAGTTGGCGCTGCAAGTAGCAACCGCTTTTGAAACCTACGCCAAGCAAATGCCGGGCGTAACTGTTGTGGCTGTCTACGGCGGCGCGCCGATGGGCCCACAATTGAAAGCGATCCGTAATGGCGCACAGATCGTTGTCGCTACTCCGGGTCGTCTGTGTGACCACCTGCGTCGCGACGAAAAAGTCCTCTCGACTGTGAACCACCTGGTTCTCGACGAAGCTGACGAAATGCTGAAGCTGGGCTTCATGGATGACCTGGAAGTCATCTTCAAGGCGCTGCCATCGACCCGTCAGACCGTTCTGTTCTCGGCGACCCTGCCGCAGTCGATCCGTGCCATTGCCGAACGCCACCTGCGCGATCCGCAACACGTGAAGATCCAGACCAAGACCCAGACCGTTACCGCGATCGAACAGGCTCACCTGTTGGTTCACGCTGACCAGAAGACTTCGGCCGTTCTCAGCTTGCTGGAAGTGGAAGACTTCGACGCGCTGATCATGTTCGTGCGCACCAAGCAAGCGACCCTGGATCTGGCCAGTGCCCTCGACGCCAAAGGCTACAAAGCCGCTGCGCTGAACGGTGACATCGCCCAGAACCAGCGTGAGCGCGTGATCGACTCGCTGAAAGATGGCCGTCTGGACATCGTTGTGGCGACCGACGTTGCTGCTCGTGGTCTGGACGTTCCGCGCATCACTCACGTGTTCAACGTGGACATGCCTTACGATCCGGAATCCTACGTTCACCGTATCGGCCGTACTGGCCGTGCCGGTCGCGAAGGCCGTGCGCTGCTGCTGGTGACTCCACGTGAGCGCCGCATGCTGCAAGTGATCGAGCGTGTAACCGGTCAGAAAGTTGCCGAAGTACGCCTGCCGGACGCTCAAGCTGTTCTCGATGCACGCATCAAGAAACTGACCAACAGCCTGTCGCCGCTGGTTGCTGATGCCGAGTCGACTCACGGTGAGCTGCTCGATCGTCTGACCGCTGACATCGGCTGCTCGCCGCGTGCTCTGGCTGCTGCGCTGCTGCGCAAGGCTACCAACGGTCAAGCGCTGAACCTGGCAGCAATCGAGAAGGAACGCCCACTGGTGCCGAACAACGCACCGCGTGGCGACCGTCCTGAGCGTTCCGGTGATCGTCCTGATCGTGGTGATCGCGAGCGTCGCGCGCCAATGCCTTTGGGCGAAGGCCGTGCTCGTTGCCGTACCGCGCTGGGTGCGCGTGACGGTATCGCCGCGAAAAACCTGCTGGGCGCCATCCTCAACGAAGGTGGTCTGGCCCGTGAAGCGATCGGTCGCATCCAGGTGCGTGACAGCTTCAGCCTCGTCGAGCTGCCGGAAGATGGTCTGGACAAACTCCTGACCAAGCTGAAGGACACTCGCGTTGCTGGCAAGCAGTTGAAGCTGCGTCGCTATCGCGAAGATTGA
- a CDS encoding class III extradiol ring-cleavage dioxygenase, with translation MFPSLFISHGSPMLALEPGASGPALARLAAELPRPKAIVIVSAHWESHELLVGSHPQPETWHDFGGFPRALFEVQYPAPGDPQLAAEVANLLTASNLPVRLDPQRPFDHGVWVPLSLMYPQADIPVVQVSLPSRSGPALQTRVGRALAGLREQGILLIGSGSITHNLRELDWHAGPESVEPWARDFRDWVIEKLAADDEAALHDYRQQAPHAVRSHPSDEHLLPLYFARGAGGDFSVAHKGFTMGALGMDIYRFG, from the coding sequence ATGTTTCCCAGCCTGTTTATTTCTCATGGTTCACCCATGCTTGCGCTGGAACCCGGCGCCAGCGGTCCGGCATTGGCGCGACTGGCTGCCGAACTGCCGAGACCGAAAGCCATAGTGATTGTCTCCGCCCACTGGGAGAGTCACGAACTGTTGGTTGGCAGCCATCCGCAACCCGAGACCTGGCACGATTTCGGCGGTTTTCCCCGCGCCCTGTTCGAGGTGCAGTACCCGGCGCCGGGTGATCCACAACTGGCTGCTGAGGTCGCCAATCTGCTGACCGCCAGCAACTTGCCGGTGCGCCTTGATCCACAACGACCGTTCGATCACGGCGTCTGGGTGCCGTTGTCGCTGATGTACCCGCAGGCGGATATACCGGTGGTACAGGTTTCACTGCCGAGCCGCAGCGGCCCGGCGCTGCAAACCCGGGTTGGCCGTGCGTTGGCAGGCCTGCGCGAACAAGGGATTCTGCTGATCGGTTCCGGCAGCATCACCCATAACCTGCGCGAGCTGGACTGGCACGCCGGCCCGGAGAGCGTCGAGCCGTGGGCGCGGGACTTCCGTGACTGGGTGATCGAGAAGCTTGCGGCCGATGACGAAGCGGCCTTGCATGATTACCGCCAACAGGCGCCACATGCAGTGCGTAGTCATCCAAGTGATGAGCATTTGTTGCCGTTATATTTTGCGCGGGGCGCCGGGGGTGATTTCAGCGTGGCGCACAAGGGGTTCACCATGGGCGCGCTAGGGATGGATATCTATCGCTTCGGCTGA
- a CDS encoding crotonase/enoyl-CoA hydratase family protein — protein sequence MSQPCPGRVSRERRGHVHLIGLDRAAKRNAFDLDLLNDLSLAYGEFEADSEARVAVVFGHGEHFTAGLDLVNASSALAQGWQVPTGGCDPWGVFVGPRVSKPVIVAAQGYCLTIGIELMLAADINLCASNTRFAQMEVQRGIFPFGGATLRFHQVAGWGNAMRWLLTGDEFDAHDALRLGLVQEVMASEDLLPRAIELAERIARQAPLGVQATLMSARQARYEGETTAAQALPALVKKLLGSEDAREGVRSLVERRPGVFKGI from the coding sequence ATGAGTCAGCCCTGCCCCGGCCGCGTCAGCCGTGAACGTCGTGGTCATGTCCATCTGATCGGCCTGGACCGAGCGGCCAAACGCAATGCTTTCGACCTCGACCTGCTCAATGACCTGAGCCTGGCGTATGGCGAGTTCGAAGCCGACAGCGAGGCGCGGGTAGCCGTGGTGTTCGGGCACGGAGAACACTTTACCGCTGGTCTGGATCTGGTGAATGCCAGCTCCGCACTGGCGCAAGGCTGGCAGGTTCCGACCGGCGGTTGCGATCCGTGGGGTGTTTTTGTCGGGCCACGGGTGAGCAAACCGGTGATTGTCGCGGCGCAAGGGTACTGCCTGACCATCGGCATCGAGCTGATGCTGGCCGCCGATATCAACCTTTGCGCCAGCAACACCCGCTTCGCGCAAATGGAAGTACAGCGTGGGATCTTTCCTTTTGGTGGCGCGACTTTGCGTTTTCATCAGGTGGCGGGTTGGGGCAACGCCATGCGCTGGCTGCTGACCGGCGATGAGTTCGACGCGCACGATGCGTTGCGACTGGGCCTGGTACAGGAGGTGATGGCCAGCGAAGACCTGTTGCCTCGGGCCATCGAATTGGCTGAGCGGATTGCGCGGCAGGCACCGCTGGGTGTACAGGCAACGTTGATGTCGGCGCGGCAGGCGCGTTATGAAGGCGAGACGACGGCGGCCCAAGCGTTGCCGGCGTTGGTGAAGAAGTTGCTGGGCAGTGAGGATGCCAGGGAGGGAGTACGGTCGCTGGTGGAGCGGCGACCTGGAGTCTTTAAAGGTATTTGA
- a CDS encoding spermidine synthase, whose amino-acid sequence MTEERVEHLLAEVQDEFGVIRVLEVADYRFLEFGDAIEQSCVFTADPSWLEYDYTRAMLIGALCHEQPESALFLGLGAGTLTQACLKFLPLEDVEAIELRPDVPRLAIEYLGLDDDPRLYIRVGDALELLPTAEPADLIFVDLYTDVGPGVGHLAWSFLGDCQKRLNPGGWLVINQWATDDGKPLGAALLRGLYHRHYWELPVKEGNVILIVPADLDQVLDLQALSARAEALAPQLGYSLESLIKAIRPAT is encoded by the coding sequence ATGACTGAGGAGCGCGTCGAGCATCTGCTCGCCGAAGTACAGGATGAGTTCGGCGTGATTCGCGTGCTGGAAGTGGCCGATTACCGCTTTCTGGAGTTCGGCGATGCCATCGAGCAGAGCTGTGTGTTCACCGCCGACCCGAGCTGGCTGGAATACGACTACACCCGGGCGATGCTGATTGGTGCGTTGTGTCATGAGCAGCCGGAGAGTGCGCTGTTCCTCGGGCTGGGTGCTGGTACGCTGACTCAGGCCTGCCTCAAGTTCCTGCCACTGGAAGATGTTGAAGCCATCGAGCTGCGCCCGGACGTACCGCGTCTGGCCATCGAATACCTTGGCCTGGATGACGATCCGCGCTTGTACATCCGCGTCGGCGATGCGCTGGAACTGCTGCCGACTGCCGAGCCTGCGGATCTGATTTTCGTCGACCTTTATACCGATGTCGGGCCGGGTGTCGGACATCTGGCCTGGAGCTTTCTCGGCGACTGTCAGAAGCGCTTGAATCCGGGCGGCTGGCTGGTGATCAACCAGTGGGCCACGGATGACGGCAAGCCGCTCGGTGCAGCGTTGCTGCGCGGGCTCTATCACCGGCATTACTGGGAGCTGCCGGTGAAGGAGGGCAATGTGATTCTGATTGTGCCGGCGGATCTCGATCAGGTGCTGGACCTGCAGGCGCTGAGCGCCCGGGCCGAAGCACTGGCGCCGCAGTTGGGTTACTCGCTGGAGTCGTTGATCAAGGCGATTCGCCCGGCCACTTGA
- a CDS encoding winged helix-turn-helix domain-containing protein, with the protein MPATLSFSLKQARRLALAAQGFNGRQPPTVKATHVNRLIERLGLLQIDSVNAVVRSHYLPLFSRLGAYSSDLLDQAAWSSGRRRTLFEYWGHEASLLPLSMYPLLGWRMQRARDGRDIYQQLAKFGVEQKEVIRRVLTAVEERGALGAGSLSTREDKPGQWWDWSAEKHALEWLFAAGEVTVAGRRGFERLYDLPERVIPSAILQQTVADEAEAQRGLLLHAAEALGVGTEKDLRDYFRLNPTDARPRLAELVEAGQLLLCEVADWRQIAYCLPEPKVPRKVTASALLSPFDSLIWERSRTERLFDFRYRLEIYTPQDKRVYGYYVLPFLHNERIAARVDLRAERASGRLAVHAVHEEESGLDDQGMLALAMNLRQMADWLGLERVQLNCQRESAGRLRVALAQIGCD; encoded by the coding sequence ATGCCCGCGACACTGTCCTTTTCCCTCAAACAGGCGCGACGTCTGGCACTGGCTGCCCAAGGGTTCAACGGGCGCCAGCCGCCGACCGTCAAGGCAACGCACGTCAACCGGCTGATCGAACGGCTGGGCCTGCTGCAAATCGACTCCGTCAACGCCGTGGTGCGCTCGCACTACCTGCCACTGTTTTCCCGTCTGGGTGCCTATTCTTCCGACTTGCTCGACCAGGCTGCCTGGAGTTCGGGGCGCCGTCGCACGTTGTTTGAATACTGGGGGCACGAAGCATCGCTGTTGCCGCTGTCGATGTATCCGTTGCTTGGCTGGCGCATGCAGCGGGCCCGGGATGGCAGAGACATTTATCAGCAACTGGCGAAGTTTGGTGTTGAACAGAAGGAGGTCATTCGCCGGGTTTTGACTGCGGTCGAAGAGCGGGGTGCATTGGGGGCGGGCAGTTTGTCGACTCGCGAAGACAAGCCCGGTCAGTGGTGGGACTGGAGCGCAGAGAAGCATGCGCTGGAGTGGTTGTTTGCCGCCGGTGAAGTGACTGTCGCCGGGCGTCGGGGTTTTGAGCGTTTGTATGATTTGCCGGAGCGGGTGATTCCCTCCGCAATCCTGCAACAGACAGTGGCTGATGAGGCCGAGGCGCAGCGTGGACTGTTATTGCACGCGGCTGAGGCGTTGGGTGTGGGTACGGAAAAGGATCTGCGCGATTACTTTCGTTTGAATCCGACTGACGCGCGCCCGCGTCTGGCCGAGTTGGTCGAGGCTGGACAGTTGCTGCTGTGCGAGGTCGCCGACTGGCGACAAATCGCCTATTGCCTGCCGGAGCCGAAGGTCCCGCGCAAGGTGACGGCCAGTGCGCTGCTGTCGCCGTTCGACTCGCTGATCTGGGAGCGTAGCCGCACCGAGCGGCTGTTTGATTTTCGCTATCGGCTGGAGATCTACACGCCGCAGGACAAGCGGGTTTACGGCTATTACGTGTTGCCGTTTCTGCACAATGAGCGGATTGCGGCGCGGGTCGACTTGCGCGCCGAACGGGCGTCCGGGCGGTTGGCGGTGCATGCGGTGCACGAGGAGGAGTCGGGGCTGGATGATCAGGGGATGTTGGCGTTGGCCATGAATTTGCGGCAGATGGCAGATTGGTTGGGGCTTGAGCGAGTGCAGCTGAATTGTCAGCGCGAGAGTGCGGGGCGGTTGCGGGTGGCATTGGCACAGATCGGCTGTGACTGA
- a CDS encoding thiopurine S-methyltransferase — protein sequence MQPEFWHKKWESNQIGFHQPEVNAYLQRHWPALAIPAQARVLVPLCGKSLDLLWLAGQGHQVLGIELSEKAVEDFFGEQHLQPEVSEEGAFKVYRAGAIELWCGDVFALKADDVADCTALYDRAALIALPPAMREQYAAHLLSSLPEDLQGLLITLDYDQAQMPGPPFAVPDAEVQRLLGNDWQIEKLEQQDVLGESWKFLQAGVTRLEERVYRVSSRQI from the coding sequence ATGCAGCCTGAGTTTTGGCACAAGAAGTGGGAATCGAACCAGATCGGCTTTCACCAGCCCGAGGTCAACGCGTATTTGCAGCGGCACTGGCCCGCTCTGGCAATTCCTGCGCAGGCTCGCGTGCTGGTGCCGCTGTGTGGGAAAAGTCTGGATTTGCTGTGGCTGGCCGGACAGGGCCATCAGGTGCTGGGCATCGAATTGTCGGAAAAGGCTGTCGAGGATTTTTTTGGCGAGCAACATTTGCAGCCGGAAGTCAGCGAAGAAGGCGCGTTCAAGGTCTATCGCGCGGGAGCTATCGAGTTGTGGTGCGGTGATGTCTTTGCGTTAAAGGCCGACGATGTCGCTGATTGCACCGCACTGTACGACCGCGCCGCGTTGATCGCGCTGCCACCAGCGATGCGTGAGCAATACGCGGCGCATTTGCTGAGTAGCTTGCCGGAGGACTTGCAGGGTTTGCTGATTACCCTGGATTACGATCAGGCGCAGATGCCCGGGCCGCCGTTTGCCGTCCCGGATGCTGAGGTGCAGCGCTTGCTTGGGAATGACTGGCAGATCGAGAAGCTGGAACAGCAGGATGTGCTGGGTGAGAGCTGGAAGTTCTTGCAGGCTGGCGTGACGCGGCTGGAGGAGCGGGTTTACCGGGTTTCTTCCAGGCAAATTTAA
- a CDS encoding glutathione peroxidase gives MSDNLLNIPCTTIKGEQKTLADFAGKAVLVVNTASKCGFTPQYKGLEELWQTYKDQGLVVLGFPCNQFGKQEPGNEGAISEFCELNFGVSFPLFKKIEVNGSGAHPLFVQLKKRAPGLLGSQGIKWNFTKFLIGKDGQLVKRFAPATKPQDLSREIEALLK, from the coding sequence ATGAGCGACAACCTGCTGAATATCCCTTGCACCACCATCAAGGGCGAGCAAAAGACCCTCGCCGACTTCGCCGGTAAAGCCGTGCTGGTGGTCAATACCGCCAGCAAGTGCGGTTTCACTCCGCAATACAAAGGTCTGGAAGAGTTGTGGCAGACCTACAAGGATCAAGGCCTGGTGGTACTCGGCTTTCCGTGCAACCAGTTCGGCAAGCAAGAGCCGGGCAACGAGGGCGCGATCAGTGAATTCTGCGAACTGAATTTCGGTGTCAGCTTCCCGCTGTTCAAGAAAATCGAAGTCAACGGTTCTGGCGCCCATCCGTTGTTTGTACAACTGAAAAAGCGCGCTCCGGGCCTGCTCGGCTCGCAAGGCATCAAGTGGAACTTCACCAAGTTCCTGATCGGCAAGGATGGCCAGTTGGTCAAGCGCTTCGCCCCCGCTACCAAGCCGCAGGATCTGAGTCGCGAGATCGAAGCTCTGCTCAAATGA
- the msrB gene encoding peptide-methionine (R)-S-oxide reductase MsrB, which produces MEKLEKTLEEWKAMLDPEQYNVCRLSATERPFSGKYNDTKTDGVYHCVCCNEALFDSKTKFDSGCGWPSFYAPIGESAMTEIRDISHGMIRTEVKCARCDAHLGHVFPDGPPPTGLRYCINSVCLNLEPRS; this is translated from the coding sequence ATGGAAAAGTTGGAAAAAACCCTGGAAGAATGGAAAGCCATGCTCGACCCCGAGCAGTACAACGTGTGCCGTCTGAGCGCCACCGAGCGACCGTTCTCCGGCAAATACAACGACACCAAGACCGACGGTGTCTATCACTGCGTCTGCTGCAACGAAGCGCTGTTCGATTCCAAGACCAAATTCGATTCCGGCTGCGGCTGGCCGAGCTTCTACGCGCCGATCGGCGAAAGTGCCATGACGGAAATCCGCGACATCAGCCACGGCATGATCCGTACCGAAGTGAAATGCGCCCGCTGCGATGCGCATTTGGGACACGTGTTCCCGGATGGCCCACCGCCGACCGGTTTGCGCTACTGCATCAACTCGGTGTGCCTGAACCTCGAACCGCGCTCGTAA